In Deinococcus metalli, the DNA window GTCGTGCAGCGGTGGGCCGGAAGTGTCACCCAGTACGGCTGCCTGTGCTGTGGTGGGTTCGGTCGGCAGCGCCAGCATGTGATCCATACGCCGGACTGTGGACTCACGGTGCTCCGTGCTCACGTCGACGCCTATCTGGGCGGCGGTGAAGTGGGGGCCGCCGCCCGCGAGCGCCTGAGGGGACTTTCCGACCGGAACGCGCAGGTGCTCGCTCTGGTCGCAGAGGGCCTGACGAACAGGGACATCAGCGCACGGCTGGGGCTGTCCGACCGAACGGTGCGCAATTACCTTACGCAGATGTTTGCCGTGCTGGACGTACATTCCCGCACCCAGCTGGCGCGACTGGCCTGGCAGGCCGACCTGAGAACCTTGGTGGAGTGAGGGCGGCCCGGTGCGGCCGCTGGACTGACCCGTGGGATGGGTTTCAGGACGACCGCCTCTGCCACAGAATCCTCGCGTGGGCACTCAGGGACGGCGGTCATCGGACGCCCTGAGCGGTACGGCAGTTGCCCGCTCGAACAGACCACAGGTACCGAACGTGTTCCCGCGCTGTTACTCGAACAGCGCCACAGGCCCAGAGGAGCCCGGCTTTAAGCCTCCAGCCGAAAGTTCATCGATGGTGGCGAGGTTCGGGGGGTGGGCGTGCTTATAGCGGGGAATGGGTGTGGTCTTTTTCGGCATGGGCGTCCTCGTCCCCGTCCCCAGACTGGGGACGGGGTGGAGATCAGTCAGGGGTGCTGCGGTAACGGGGCATCCGTTTGTTCACGGACTCACGGGCCGCACCCAGAAGGTGACCGGTCGTCTCGACTGCCTGCCCGTTCACGTCGAGCTGCTGCGCGAGAACCTCCAGCCGGTGATCCAGGGGGCCGGAGCGCAAGACCTGCACCGTCACCGGGGCGACCGCGACCTCAAGGTCGCGCGGGGTGGCCGAGCAGGGCGCCGTGCGGGCCCCCGCGCTGAGCTGCGACTCAGCCAGTTGGAGCTGATCCATCAGGGAGCTGGGCAAGGCCCGGGAGCCGGGCCAGACGATGCCGGCCGGGAGGGTCACGGTGCCACCCTCGCCGATCAGGGCCACCATGCCCTGGACGACCATGAAGCTGTCGCTCGCATCTGGGCCATATTGGACGCGGTGGTAAATCATCAACTTGCCTCTAGCAGGGCAGTCGGGCTGGGCCGCGCGGCCACGTCCCGCCACCAAACACGCCTGTCCTGCCAGCTGGGGCGTGCACGACCTCGCAGGTCTCGGCGAGCAGTATGTGCACCATCCCGGTGAGCACGCGGCCGGTCACCCGCACACCAGTCTGTGCCGGATGCATGCCCTGTAGGATCTTGTTGGTGGCGTACAGGGCGCCCGCAGAGTCCGAGCGCACCACTGATCGCAGGAGGTCTCCTGCCCCGCGATCTCGCGGTCGAGGTGCTGTCGCTGGCTGTGAAAGGGGGGCAACGGACGCGGCACGGACGCCGTCGGAACCTCCTGGGCCGAGGCCGTATCGTGAGGTGGACATGAAGCCACGGGACGTGCGCGCTGCGATCATGGACGAGCTGGCCCTGGCCTGGCTGCAGGTGCCCGGCCATGCGTTCGTGTCGTGGGCGCTCGCCGAGGCGCATGGGCTGAACGTCCTGTCGGTGGGCCGGGCTCTGGTGGAACTTCGGGAGGCCGGGAGCGTCCTGCTGTACCGGCCGGATGGGGACGCGATGCTGGTCTCGGTGGTACTGACACCTCAGGGGCAGGTGGCGTGGATCCATGACCGGGCCGAGTCGTGCCTGCCGGGCGTGCGGGCGCAGCAGCGCCTGGTCTACCAGTTCCTGCAGCAACAGGAACCCATCTCGGCAGCGACGTTGGAGGCGTCCCTGGGGCTGCCGGCGCTACGGGTACATCAGTTGGTGCTGATCATGCGCAGCCTCGGGTCGGTGCAGGCGGCGGTGGATGCGGCGGGGCACTTCACGAAGATCCGGGGGCGCCGGTCTGTGGAGGGCGTTCGGTTGGTAGGTGGGGCGTGATGGTGGGTTCGGACTGATCAGTTCGCGCTGAGAAAGAGGAGTTCTCGGGCCTAGTAGGGAAGAGACGGTGTAAGGGGGAGAGGAGACCCGCTTGTGCTTCCGCCGCTTCGCCCAATTTCCCTCACCCGGTACAGATCCCCAGGCAGGTCGACGGCCGCGTCATGACGCGGACTCGGACGTCCCAACATGTCTCAGTCGGCAAGCCCTGACCGGAGCTCCTGACGGGCACCAGACCACTGCGTCTGGCGCCCGTCTTCGGGTAGACGTGATCAACAGGCCATGTATTTCCGTTGGCCCTGCACGTGATGCGATCCGATCAGTGGGGGAGCAGGCGGGTGAGGAGGCCCAGCAGCAGGGCCTGTTCCTCGGCCGAGAGGGCGGCGGTCACCTCGCCCTCCGCCCGATGGACGTCGGCCAGGGTCTGCTCCAGCAGGGCCGTACCGGCGTCGGTCAGGGCCACGCTGTGCTTGCGGCGATCGCTGGGATCGGCATCACGACGCACCAGGCCACGCTGCTCGAGCAGGTCGACCGTGCGCATGACACTGGTGCGATCCACCCCCACCCGCTGGCTCAACACGATCTGCGCCTGCGGTCCCTCACGCTGGAGCAGCAGGAGCAGTCCGTACTGACGGACGTTCAGCCCGTGGGGCAGGGTGACCTGTTCGGCCTGTCGGTTGAGCCGTTCTCCGACCTTGTTGATCACGAAGCCCAGGTGGTTCAGGAAGCTCGCCGGAAAGGTGGGGTCGCTCTCGGCGGGGGCGTCGGTGGGTTGACTTGAAGGCGCGGCCGCGGTCATGACTGTAGTATATCACACTTGAGATCGTCACAAGTGTGATAGTTTCAATGCGGATGATTCCAGTGCGCCACGTGGATCATCGTCCTACACCCATCCCGTCATCTCCTCCCCAAGGAGTCCAACCATGGCTCAGACCGTCCTGCTCGTCGGAGCCACCGGCATGCTCGGTGGCCGCATCGCCCATCACCTGCTCCTCCAGCCCGACACCACGGTGCGGCTGCTCGTCCGGGCCGCGGACACCCCAGCCAGGCTCGCTGCCCTCCGGCCCCTGCGTGACCAGGGTGCTCAGCTCATAGTCGGCGACCTCGCCGACACGGCCTCGCTCGACCGGGCCACCCAGGAGATCGACGTCATCATCTCTGCCGTGCAGGGCGGTCCTGAGGTGATCGTGGGCGGTCAGGTGGCGTTGGCCCAGAGTGGCGCCCGCCAGGGTGTACGCCGGATGCTGCCCTCGGACTATGCCCTCGACCTGTTCAATGCCACCCCCGGCGAGCACGCGATGTTCGACCTGCGCCGCACGGCAGACGAGCAGATCGCGGCCACAGGGATCGAGCAGGTCAACGTCCTCCAGGGCGCGTTCATGGAGATGTTCGCGCCTGGCGCCGGTGTTTTCGACTATGACGCCGGCACCGTAAGCTTCTGGGGGGACGGGCGCCAGCTCATCGACGCCACCAGCGTAGAAGACACCGCCCGGATGGTGGCGCGCGTCGCACTCGACCTGGGCGTGCCGGCGGGCAAGTTCGCGTTTGCAGGTGACCGCATTTCACTGCTCGACGCGGCCCGCGTCATCGAGCACCAGACCGGGCAGCCCTTCGCGCTCCACTCACTGGGTTCTGAAGCGGAGCTGCGCGCTGCACATACGGCTGCCCTTCAGGACACCTCGAATCCGTATGCTTCCGTGATGCTCGCCTATCAGCTGTACATGCTTACAGGGCAGACGAACCTGACACACCTCCAGAACGACCGCTATCCGGACATGCCTCTGGAGACCTTCACGCAGTTCGCCGCGCGGGCCCTGCCGCACACCTCGGTGGCGTGATTCACTGTTCCGCGCGCTCAGCCCTGAGGAGAATCCCATGACCGATTCAACGCCTTCTCTGGCCCTCCCTGGCTCCGTCGGCTTTCTTCATAGCGTCGACTCTGCTCCCGCCTACTGGTGGCTGGACATCCTCTGGATCGTCCTGGCGGACGCCCCAGCCACCGGTGGCCGCTTCTCCCTGATGGAGGAGTGGTTGCCCCAGGGTGCCGGCACCGGTCCGCACAAGCACACCTGGTCAGACGAAACGTACTACATGCTGGACGGCGAGATCACCTTCCTGATCGGCGACGAGATCAGGGTCGCCCGCACGGGTGACTTCCTGATGGTGCCCCGCGACACCCGACATGCGTTCCGGGTCGAGAGTGAAACGGCCCGCTTCCTGAATGGCTACACTCCTGCCAGTCTGGAGGCCGCTGTGATCGAGATGGCGATGCCCGCTCCCGAACGCGTGATCCCCCCCAAAGGCGCCACCCCGCCGCCGGCCATGACTCCTGCCCTGATGCGGCGCTACGGCATGGATACCGTGCCTGGACCAGATCCACTCCATCCGGAAGGTCACTGAGGATGACGAATCCTGACATCGTGTTGGCCGGTGCCGCCGGTGACCTCGGCACCCGGATCGCCCGCGCTCTCGTCCGCCGCGGCGATACAGTGCGGGCCCTGGTGCGTCCCGATCTCGCACCGGGTGACCGTGCCCACCTGACGGGCCTGGGCGTGACCCTCACGCCCGCCGATCCAGCGGACGTCTCGTCCCTGGCCGCCGTGATGCAGGGCGCCACCTGTGTCGTCTCCGCACTCAACGGCCTGCACGAGGTCATTGTGGATCGCCAGCGCGTGCTGCTCGAGGCGGCGGTGCGGGCAGGAGTGCCGCGCTTCATCCCCTCGGATTACTCGGAGGACTTCACCGCCACCACGCCAGGCGACAACCGCAACCTCGACCTGCGGCGCGAATTCATGACGTTGGCCGACCAGACTCCCCTCCAGGTGACGTCGATCCTGAATGGCGCCTTCATGGACATGCTGGGCGCCGAGATGCCGATTATCCAGCCCAGGATTCACCGGGTGCTGTACTGGATCAGCGCCGACCAGCCGCTGGACTTCACCACCAAGGATGATGTGGCGGCCTATGTGGCGGCGGCAGCGCTGGACGACACCACGCCACGGTTCCTGCGGATCGCCGGTGACACGCTCAGCGCGCGGGAGCTCGCCCGGGTGCTGAGCGACGTGACGGGTGAACCGTACAGAACGCTGCATGTCGGCAATCTGGGCCTGCTGGGGCTGATGATCAAGGTGGCGCAGCGGGTCGCCCCCCAGCCTGGCGAGCCGTTTCCGGCGTGGCAGGGCATGCAGTACATGCGCGACATGTTCAGCGGGCGGGGCAAGCTCCAGCCGCTCGACACGGACCGGTATCCGGAGGTGCGCTGGACGTCCGTGCACGAGCAGTTGAGCAACCACCGACCGGGGTGAGGGCGTCGTGTTGACATGTCCACGTCGGGGCTGCGGCCGGCGGTCTGAACCGCCCGTGACGCCTGAGACGCGCCGCGCTCACGTACTGGGTGGCTGGCAAGACCCGCGCGAGATCAGGGTGGTCGGGAGGCGGTGAACGCCCACCCCGCGTGCCGTGCCAGTGACGGCGTCAATGACCAGTTGTGCGGCCATGCGGCCCAGGCGCGTGGCGTCCTGCGCGATGACTGTCAGGGGCGATCAGGGTCGCCCAGCGGGCGTCGGTATAGGAGCGCCTCCTGAAGTGCTCAGGCGGCGCCGAGGAATGGAGATCCAGCGGAGCTTGGCCAGGCTGGGCGGGTGCGAACAGTGCCTGGGAACCGGCGGTCAGTTCCGGGCCGTGACCCATGAATCAACTCCTGTGCGCCGGCAGTACGCTTGGGTATGGCCACCAAACTGCGGATCATCCAGATTGACCGGGAAGAGATCGTGATCAAGGCCGCGACCGACAAGGTCATCACCGAGGCCAAGAAGGCCATGACGGCAGGTGGCGTCTTCACGGTCGAGAAAAAGGGTTGGGTGTATCACATCGCCGGGCAGCACATCATCCGGCTGGAAATCGAGCAGGACGATGATCAGGACGACGACAAGGCCTGAGGCCTGTCATCCCGCCAGGTGCTGTGCATGCTTGAGGGAAGGCGCCACCAGGGGTGATTGACGCCGGTTGGTTCGCAGCACGCCCGGCCAACCGCGTTGCTGACCTGCGTGTCCCGCCGCTGCTCAGCCTGCAGCATCGGCGCGCAGGGTCAACGCCCGGTCGATCAGCCCCGCCATGTCCTCCGGGTGGTGGAACACGCCGATCAGGGCCGTGCCGTCCTTCTTGAGCTGGGTCAGCCGCTCACGCAGGGCCGTCCGGGCGACGGCGTCGAGACTCGCAGTGGGCTCGTCGAGCAGGAGCAGCCGGGCTGGTAGAATCAGGGCGCGCGCGAGATTGACCTTCTGCTGCTCGCCGCCGCTGAAGGTGCTGGGGTAGGCCGTCCACAGGTCGCGTTTGAGTCCGAAGGTGCCCAGCAGGTCTTTGGCCTGGTCGTGGGCGTCCGGCCGGCCGTCGTCGAGCAGGGGCTCAGCCACCAGATCCACGGCCGTCACCCGCGGTCGCGGGCGCAGGAACTGGCTAACCATCCCGACCTCGCGGCGCCGCAGCAGGGTGATGTCCACGTCCGCCGCGCGAACCAGATCGATGCTGCCCAGGAGCGAGTGGTACAGCGCCTGCCCGCCGGTCGGCCGATAGGTGCGGTAAAGCGTGCGCAGCAGGGTGCTCTTCCCGACGCCGTTCGGCCCGGCCACCAGCAGGAATTCGCCAGCCTGAACCTGGAAGGTGAGCTGCGTGAAGGCGGGGATACGCCGACCGGTGTGGTGCACGTCGAAATGTTTGCTGAGGTTCCGGACATCGAGCAGGGTCATGGGTGCTCCTTGGAGGGCCGCTGGGCTCGGGCCTCGCCGCGGGCCGCCTGCCCACGGGCCAGCAGCAGGCCGAGTTCCATGGGCAGGGCACTGCGGAGGATGGCATCGGTCGCGCCCGCCAGGTCGTAATCCACCCGGCACAACTCCACGTGGAGGTTCGCCAGGTCGAGCACCGCGAATCGGGCGCGTGGGTCGCCGTTCACACTGCGCCCCACGGATCCCGGGTTGATGATCAGGGTCTCGGCGCAGGAGTGCACGAAGGCCTGGTGGGAATGGCCGAGTATCACCACGTCTGACTTCAGCTGCCGCGCCAGCGCTTCGAGGACAGCGGGAACGTCCGGGGTGAGCTGTTCGTCGAGGCGACTCAGCCCGCCATGCAACACCGTGACGCTGTGCCCGGCCAGGGGCAGGCGCATCAGGCGGGGCAGGCCGCGCAGGTACGCCCGGTGCTCCTCGAGCAGCTCGGCCTGCGTCCACTCCAGCGCGGCGCGGCGCAGGATCTCCGTGTGCGGCGTGCCGGGCGTGAGGTTCGCGCGGGTCAGCCGCCAGCCACACGCCTGATCCTGGTTGCCCAGCACGCTGGGAATGGCCTCGGCCCGCAGGCGCAGCACCAGGTCGTTCGGGTGGGCGGCATAGCCCACCAGGTCGCCGGCGCACAGGGTCGTGTACACCTCGAACCGGCCCAGTTCGGCCAGCACGGCGTCCAGCGCATGCCGGTTGCCCTGGATGTCCGCAATCAGGCCGATCCTCACGCGTATCGCTCCACAAAGGTATGGACGTTCCCACGCAGGTCGTCCAGGCGCTCACGGAGCTGCTCATGCGTCCAGTCCCACCACGCGCTGGCCAGCAGCCGATCGGCGGTCGGTTCGTCGAAGCGCCGACGCAGGAACCGGGCGGGCACGCCTGCCACCACGGTGTACGGGGCCACGTCCCGCGTGACGACCGCGCCGGCGCCGACGGCCGCCCCGGTGCCGACGGTCACGCCGGACAGCACCGTGACGCCGTGGCCGATCCACACGTCATGCCCGAGGGTCACCGGTCGGGCGCGGCGGCGCTCGAAGAACGCCTCGTCGTCCTCACCCAGGCCGTAGTCGGCAGCGCGGTAGGTCAGGTGGTGTGCGGTGGGACGTTCCAGCGGGTGGTTGCCGGGATTCAGGCGGACGCCGGCCGCGACCGAGCAGAACTTCCCGACCACGCTGTGAATCGCCTGGACGCCTTCCATCACGTAGGAGTAGTCGCCCAGCACCATGTCGGTGAGGTGGCACCCTGCCGCGACCTCCGTCCACGCGCCCAGGCGGCAGTCCTGGACGACGGCGCTCGGGTGCACGGTGGGCTGGACGGTCAGGCGGGACGCGGGCATCACAGCTTGGCGTGCACGAGCTGCTGGGTGTAGGGGTGCAGCGGATCCTCGAGCACCTGATCCACCAGACCGACCTCCACCACCTGCCCGCCGCGCATGACCATCACGCGGTCGGCCAGGGTGCGGATTACGCCCAGATCGTGGGACACGATCACCATGGCTACGTCCAGTTCACGCCGCACGCGCCGCAGTGTGTCGAGCACCAGGGCCTGCACGCTGACATCCAGGCCGGTGGTGGGCTCGTCGAGCAGCAGCAGGGCGGGCCTGAGCGCGATGGCCTTGGCGAGCTGCACCCGCTGCTGCATACCGCCCGACAGCTCGATCGGAGGATCATCCAGCCGGGCCAGCGGAAACTCGGACGCGGCGAGCGACACCCGTCCGGCCTCGCGCAGCGCCGCGAAGGACCGCTCTCCCGCCAGCACCAGGCGCTCGGCGACATTCCCGGATGAGGTATGCCGCATGCGCAGGCCCAGGTACGGATTCTGGTACACGATCCCGATGTGCCGCACGCGCAGCTCACGCCGCTCGAAGCGCGACAGGCTCAGCAGGTCACGGCCAGCGTTGCCAGGAACGTCCAGGTGGTAGGTGCCCGCGTCGACGCCCTCCTCGAGGTTCAGGACGCGCAGCAGGCTGCTCTTGCCGCTGCCGCTCTCGCCCACGATGCCCAGCACCTCGCGGGGGTGCACGGTCACGTCCACGCCGGCGAGGGCCGTGACCGAACCATACGAGCGCGTGAGGCCACGCGCCCGCAGCACCGGCGGTGCGAGCATCAGCTGCGGCGCCAGCAGATCACCGGGAAGCTCAGCGGTCAAGGACGCCGTCATGGTAGAACCTCCCCTCGTCGTCGAAATAGGTGGCGCCTGGCGCGGTGGCCTCGCCCTGCTGACGTCGCAGCAGCGTCTCGCCGTAGCCGGCGTCGGACAGCTCGAAGCGCGAGCTGCCGTCGTCCTGGGGCAGCTCGTTCATGAACTTCTGCCGCGCCCCGGTGCGGAAGCACGCCTTGCCGGCCATGTCCTCGACCCGGTAGGGCACATCGTCGAATTGCAGGGGCCGCACGTCGGTATAGGGCGGCACGGCGTACAGCCGCTTCTCGCGTCCGGCCGAGAGAATCGTCAGGTGGGCGGCCTGGTGCAGTTTCGGCACGTCCCAGCGCGGAATGGGACTCGGGCTGATGACGTAGCGGCCGTGCACCAGCGCCGGGTAGCTCGCGCCCTGGATGATCCAGCCGTACTGCACCAGCTGCTCGTATAGGCCCAGCCACATCAGCCCGTAGTCGGCGTCGGCGTGCAGCTGCCGCGCGGCAGAGATGTCGCTCTCCACGGCGCGCAGCGGTTCGGGATCTGGCACCTGCAGCACCAGCACCTGCCCGGCGCGCAATACCTCTTCCGGTACGCGGTGGCGGGACTGGATCAGCGTGGCCTGGGTGGCGTCGGTGGTCGTGGGCACCCCGGTCATGCGGGCAATGAAGCGGCGCAGGTTCGCGGCGTTCACGGAGTCGTCGGCGCCCTGGTCGATCACCTTGACGGTGTCGTCCGGGCCGACCAGGGCGAGCGTGGCCTGGAGCCCGCCGGTGCCCCAGCCGCGCGCGATGGGCACCTCACGGCTCGCATACGGGATCTGGTGCCCCGGCAGCGCGACCGCCCTGAGCATGCTGCGGCGCAGCTCCCGCTTGGCCGACTCGTCCAGGAAGGCGTAGGTATGGTCTTGCCAGGGATGGGCGAGGTCAGCGAGGGTCGGCGTGGAAGGCGAGGCGCTGGTCATGCGCCGGCCTCCGCCGCGGTCCGGTTTACGGCGCCCGGATCGGCGCGCACCTGCCGCATGGCCTCCAGCGCCGACTGGAACGTCACGTAGTGCGGGAGTTTGAAGTGAATGCAGAAGCCTGAGGCCTCGACGCCCTCGGTGTGGTACAGCACGAATTCCGGCGTGTGGGCCGGATGGGTCGGGGCCCCGCTGTGCGCCTGCCGGTTCATGTTCATGTCCAGGGTGGCGGCGGCGATGGTCTTGACCTCGTTCCAGCCGAGTGTGGCGCTGAAGCCCAGGGCCAGCTCCGGGCGCGCGCCGTCGCCCGCGAACTCAGTGACGATCTCCGCCTGCGAGACCCGCACGCGGCCGGCGCTGAACACCGTGCCGGTGACCGGGTGGATCAGCTGGACGTCGGCGTACCCAAGACGGACTTCGTTCACCGTCGGGTGGATCAGGCCATACCCGCGCATGATCGAGTACCCCAGCGCGAGCGTACCGCCGGTGTCCGAGCGGGCGAGCCCCTGGAGCAGCTGGGCGCGGGGGGCGGGAAACAGCAGGGGCTCACGGGTCTGATCCGGGATCTGATCCGGGGAAACGTCCTCGGGTGTGACAGGGGGCAGCAGGCCCGCCGCGCGCTGCCAGTCGGCCAGGGCCGGGTAATGGCGCGGCGCCGGCGCGGCGGCAGCCTTTACGACCATATGTCGGGTTTCTCCGCGCTGGATCACGCCGAGGTCGAGCACCCGGTGGCTGTAGTCGAGCGTCGGGCCGAGCACTTGACCGCCAGGGATGTCCTTGAAGGCCGCCGAGATGCGCCGTACCGTCAGCACGCCACCCTGCTCGGTGATGCGGGCGTACGCGAGCCGGGGCTGGGTGGTGCGGTAGGCGCGCAGCAGCAGCGTCGCCTCGTAGAGGTCGCCGCCGGTCTGCGCCAGCGCCAGCGCCGCGAGCTCCGGCGCATACAGTGACGCTTCGCCCATCACGCGGTCGAGCAGGTAGGGCAGGGCGTCCTGCACGGCCTGCACCCGCGCCGGGGTCAGGGGGCCATTGAGCCCGTGGAAGAGGGCCTCGGCCTCGAGGATGGCGGCCTCTCCGCCCCGGGCGGCGACGTACGCCATTCAGTCCACCTCCACACGGGTGGTGCGTGGCAGGCCGGCGACCGCGTCTGGTGCCACCAGGAAGGCGTCCCAGCCCAGGGGGTACGACAGCGCGGCCAGCCGCTGCGTCCAGAAGGCCGGCGGCAGGCCGAGCGCGGCGCGGCGCACGCCGGAGATGCCGGGGCCCCGCAGGGTGACAGCGTCTCCCACGAAGGTCGTTCCGATGATCACGGTCGCGGCGCGCTGGGGTTCCAGGGGATCGCCGCGCCGCGCTTCGCGCAGGGCAGCCAGCGCGGCGTCATCGAGCACAGGAAAGAAGATGTAGTCGGCCTCGTGGGCCGGCAGCGGACGGGCGCCCGTATCGCCCAGGCGGGCGCGCAGGGCGGCGTCAGGCGTGTGGAAGCTGGTCTCCAGGTCGAGCAGCGTCTCGCCGATCAGCGCGAACGGGTCGTGGCCGGCAGGCAGCGCGATCACCTCGCCCGGACTGGAGAGGGCGGCCAGGAGGGCGCGGAAGGTCACCAGGGTGCGGGCGGCCATGGGCGTCTGGGTGGGCGCGGCGTGAACCGGGTGGACCGTCATCAGAAGGTCTCCATATGGACGCGGGTGGCCTCGACCTGACGCAGCAACGTGTCGGTGTCGTGATCCTGCTGCGCGGCGTGCTGAACCAGGAAGGGACGCAGCAGTCCCTCGAAGCCGCCGTGCTGCGCGGCCAGATCGAGCAGGGCGACGGCCAGCGCCTGCTCCAGGTCGCGGCCCAGGCACGCGCCGTAGCCCGTCAGGTTCGCCTGCCGCACGTGGCCCTCGGCGACCAGCACCTCGCCGAGGTGGAAGGGCGCGCCGCTCACCGTGTCGCGGTAGGGCAACATGACCAGTCCAGTGCGGTTGTGCACGACGTTCAGTGGGCCGTGACGCTGCAGATCCGGGAGGACCTGGTCGGCGAGCGCCTTGACTGCGTGGGCCGGGGCTGCCGCGAGCACGCTCAGCCAGCGGTGCTGATCCCAGGGGGCGGACATGGCCCCAGCCGTGGTGTCGTCGCTCATTTGCCCTCCTCGGCGCCACGCGGATCCGCTCCACCTGAATGGAACCCGGCCGCTGACGTTGCTCCCGAACGTAGGCGCGGCGGGTCAGCGGACCGTCACCGCGCGGTCAGGGCCGGGTCAAGGCGGTTCAGCGGCAGCGGCCGGAGGGAAACGCGCGCCGACAAGTCCACAGGCGTCTGGCGAGGGCAGGTGCCGTTGGGGAACACCTGACCGTCGGCTGATCGCCCGGTGACCTCGCACTGACGTTGGCCGCCTAGCGTGGCGAACGGTGAGGAGGCGACGATGATCGAAACCAGAGCGCTGCACGTGGCCTTCCGTGGCCGCCCCGCGCTACACGACGTGAGCGTGGCGTTCGGGGGAGGCTTCACGGCGATCATCGGGCCGAGCGGGGCGGGGAAGAGCACCCTGATGCGGGCCATGAACGGGCTCGTGCCCAGCACCTCAGGGCAGGTGCTCCTCCAGGGGGAGCCGCTGGGCCGGCGCCACAGCGCCGCGCTGCGTTCCCAGCAA includes these proteins:
- a CDS encoding phosphonate C-P lyase system protein PhnG — encoded protein: MSDDTTAGAMSAPWDQHRWLSVLAAAPAHAVKALADQVLPDLQRHGPLNVVHNRTGLVMLPYRDTVSGAPFHLGEVLVAEGHVRQANLTGYGACLGRDLEQALAVALLDLAAQHGGFEGLLRPFLVQHAAQQDHDTDTLLRQVEATRVHMETF
- the phnH gene encoding phosphonate C-P lyase system protein PhnH: MTVHPVHAAPTQTPMAARTLVTFRALLAALSSPGEVIALPAGHDPFALIGETLLDLETSFHTPDAALRARLGDTGARPLPAHEADYIFFPVLDDAALAALREARRGDPLEPQRAATVIIGTTFVGDAVTLRGPGISGVRRAALGLPPAFWTQRLAALSYPLGWDAFLVAPDAVAGLPRTTRVEVD